In one window of Megalops cyprinoides isolate fMegCyp1 chromosome 24, fMegCyp1.pri, whole genome shotgun sequence DNA:
- the LOC118771259 gene encoding mid1-interacting protein 1-B-like codes for MMQISDSYNQKHSLFNAMDRFIGAVNNMDQTVMVPSLLRDVPLDEGKEVNSIRTASNGPASYFYDGDMYSYYVLLKSIRNDIEWGVLQADERRKDKLGITAMEISRIEPEDDGEDLEKLLHFHLNGLHTVLSKLTRKANTLTNRYKQEIGIGGWGH; via the coding sequence ATGATGCAGATTTCCGATTCTTACAACCAGAAGCATTCCCTGTTCAATGCCATGGACCGCTTTATTGGTGCCGTTAATAACATGGACCAGACCGTGATGGTGCCTAGCCTCTTAAGAGATGTTCCTCTCGATGAGGGGAAGGAGGTTAACTCTATCAGGACGGCCAGCAACGGGCCAGCCTCCTACTTCTACGACGGTGACATGTACAGTTACTACGTGCTGTTGAAGTCCATCCGGAATGACATCGAATGGGGGGTGCTGCAGGCCGACGAGAGGAGGAAAGACAAGCTCGGCATCACTGCCATGGAGATCTCCAGAATCGAGCCTGAAGACGACGGCGAAGACTTGGAGAAACTGCTTCACTTCCACCTTAACGGATTGCACACGGTTCTCTCCAAGCTTACGCGAAAGGCGAACACCCTCACCAACAGATACAAGCAGGAGATTGGGATCGGGGGCTGGGGGCACTGA